The Oleispira antarctica RB-8 genome contains the following window.
TCTTATCCATATTGGTATTAACCGGTTTCTTTATCGACTTTTCTAATGAGAATACGAAGAAATCGACTGTTAGAGAAGTTAGAAGTATTGAGAATGGACTTTATCGAGAACTAAACAATAGTACGGTTCAATTACAGAATTTAGCCAGTTATATTCAAAATACAGACAGTATTTCACGAATCGATTTTGCACAAGTGGTGAGTAAACTCACTGATAATCAACCCACCATTGCTGCTATGTCTTGGAATCCGGTTATCCTGCAAGAAGAAAAAATAAAGCATCAAGTAGAACTGAAAAATATTTATGACAAAGACGTTATTATAAGAGGTGAATCTTTGTTATCCAGTGATCCTGTTGTTTATGTCAGACTGATTTTCCCTGAAGAAAGTAATGACAAGGCCATTGGCTTTAATGTGTTTTCAAATCAAGATAGAAAAAAAACCCTCATTGATGCAGAGATGAACTTTCAAGCTAAAGCGACGCCCATTATTCAACTTGTGCAATCCAAATATAATAAACCAGCGTATTTAATGTTTTTCCCTATTTTTAAAGGTAATAAAAACTTAAGGGGGTATGTCGCAGGGGTTTTTTTAGCGGAAGATATGATTTTAAAGGCTTTGGATTTTAGTGAGACTAAGCGCTTTAATTATGAACTGTATGAAGCCGGCAAAGATCATTGGTTTTCGGCAAATAATGATGGGGGTGTATTAAAAGGCAGTGGCGATGCTGAAAAGTTAGAATTTAAACTGTCGGGTCAAATATGGCATTTATACCTGCAAGCTAATACAGAATATTTATCACAACAGAAAAGCCAGTCTTATTTATTACTCTTTTTTTTAGAGTTCGTTATCGTTGCCTTTATTATGCTATTTATTCTGATGGTTAATAGTCGTCAGATTTATTTGAATGAACAGGTCGCAGAAAAAACACAGTCCTTAAATCGTGCGGTAGAGGATGCGAATTTAGCGAATTCAGCTAAAAGTCGTTTTTTAGCAAATATGAGTCATGAAATACGTACGCCGATGAATGCGGTCATTGGATTTTCTAGACTGGCTAAAGAGTCCGGTGATTTGAGCGTTGTGCAGGATTATTTAGAAAAGATAGAAATCTCATCGGATTTTTTGCTGAATATCGTAGACGATATTTTGGATATATCAAAAATTGAAGCGGATAAATTGGTATTGTCTCATGAGAATTTTGATATTCATCAGAGTCTACACAGACTGAATAGTTTGTTTTATTCTCAGGCTGAGAGTAAGGGCTTAACGTGGAGTTTAATTAACAATATCCCCAAAACGCTTATGTTCAAAGGTGATCAGGTTCGACTTGATCAGGTATTAGTAAACTTGTGCAGTAACGCCTTAAAGTTTACTCAGTCTGGGTCTATTAATATTGTTGCCGATGTTAACATTATTAATAAAAACAAAAATCAGATAATAGTGAGGGTTCAAGACAGTGGTATAGGAATCAGTGACGGTAATAAAGATAAGGTGTTTTCTGCTTTCACTCAGGCCGACGAATCCACTTCAAGGCAGTTTGGTGGGACTGGGTTAGGCTTGGCATTATCAAAAGAACTGAGTCGATTAATGGTAGGGGATATTTCAATTGTTGATAATAAAGGCGGGGGAACGGAGTTTATTTTTCAATGCCTTATGGATACCGCAGATGCCTATTTTGATTTTCAGAAAATAGTGAAAGATCAGTTAGATATTATCGAAGAAAAAGAAAATTCCAATACGACAATACTCTCTGATTCTAAGGGCAGTCTTCAGCAAGGCGCTGTTCAGAGCAGTGAGCACGAAGTGATGCCAATCGCAGCGAAACATTTATTAGTAGCCGAAGATAATGAAATTAACCGACTGGTGATAGAGGCTATTTTAGAAAATGAGGGCATTACGGCGGATATCGTCAATAATGGTCAATTGGCTGTGGATAAAATACAAGAGCGGGCTTACGATGCCGTATTGATGGATTGCCAAATGCCAGTAATGGATGGTTATACTGCAACGGCCGCTATTAGGAGCATTCCTGGCTATGAAAATATTCCTATTTTTGCCTTAACGGCCGATGCGACAACTGAGAGTAAAGTAAGGGCTAAAAAAGTC
Protein-coding sequences here:
- a CDS encoding Sensor protein gives rise to the protein MPHSSYSFGLYIGFFCAYLIVGHLLSNFAFQSQIVPIWLPAGIALVGCYLWWWRFIPAVFIASFAFNYSVQTSIDDITLSTEQGIGLSLISMGASLQAFVGSALLRYWLGHPLRQASNIKILYFIFVVGIFVNLISSSIGTFSLTVFSPAYSMKNYWNNFLYWWLGDSLGVLLVAPFLLSFFSTKESEINLKRSRVLIVSTSSFLFLSILVLTGFFIDFSNENTKKSTVREVRSIENGLYRELNNSTVQLQNLASYIQNTDSISRIDFAQVVSKLTDNQPTIAAMSWNPVILQEEKIKHQVELKNIYDKDVIIRGESLLSSDPVVYVRLIFPEESNDKAIGFNVFSNQDRKKTLIDAEMNFQAKATPIIQLVQSKYNKPAYLMFFPIFKGNKNLRGYVAGVFLAEDMILKALDFSETKRFNYELYEAGKDHWFSANNDGGVLKGSGDAEKLEFKLSGQIWHLYLQANTEYLSQQKSQSYLLLFFLEFVIVAFIMLFILMVNSRQIYLNEQVAEKTQSLNRAVEDANLANSAKSRFLANMSHEIRTPMNAVIGFSRLAKESGDLSVVQDYLEKIEISSDFLLNIVDDILDISKIEADKLVLSHENFDIHQSLHRLNSLFYSQAESKGLTWSLINNIPKTLMFKGDQVRLDQVLVNLCSNALKFTQSGSINIVADVNIINKNKNQIIVRVQDSGIGISDGNKDKVFSAFTQADESTSRQFGGTGLGLALSKELSRLMVGDISIVDNKGGGTEFIFQCLMDTADAYFDFQKIVKDQLDIIEEKENSNTTILSDSKGSLQQGAVQSSEHEVMPIAAKHLLVAEDNEINRLVIEAILENEGITADIVNNGQLAVDKIQERAYDAVLMDCQMPVMDGYTATAAIRSIPGYENIPIFALTADATTESKVRAKKVGFTGHLSKPIRVEDLMNALNHM